From the Montipora capricornis isolate CH-2021 chromosome 2, ASM3666992v2, whole genome shotgun sequence genome, one window contains:
- the LOC138039277 gene encoding adrenocorticotropic hormone receptor-like, which translates to MATQLCSLMLQELSQLVHLHGTFMVIMIVSNFFFALVATIGNLLVITAIWRASSMLPNIKKLLLNLAMSDLAVGSLAQLMFGIIIAIISRKAVEGASIDFLCPTILTVCYFVLNLLGVVSFLTVTAMAVDRLIAISLHLRYQELVTPRRVELSLVILWLISGGVAGIFITTSIRNRLANVIVEIGGLLSTTVAYIRIYSVSRYHRNQIQSQQRLSRGTGREVLRRNKLCHNAIFLYVVFMACYLPFLCSSVLSLINTPGVFPLLAHNISVFIVLLNSSLNPIVCFSRYGEIRENLKRTMKRIFLVKTT; encoded by the coding sequence ATGGCCACCCAGTTATGTAGTCTAATGTTACAGGAACTATCACAACTTGTTCACCTTCATGGAACCTTTATGGTGATTATGATCGtatcaaatttcttttttgcatTAGTGGCAACTATTGGAAATCTGCTTGTCATAACTGCCATTTGGAGAGCCTCTTCCATGTTACCTAATATAAAGAAACTGTTGCTAAACTTAGCTATGTCAGATTTGGCAGTGGGGTCCTTGGCACAGCTTATGTTTGGAATCATTATTGCGATAATATCCAGAAAAGCAGTAGAAGGAGCCTCTATTGACTTCCTCTGTCCAACTATTCTAACAGTATGTTATTTTGTCCTTAATCTACTCGGTGTTGTATCTTTTCTCACTGTTACTGCCATGGCTGTTGACAGACTTATTGCCATTTCACTTCATTTGCGATATCAAGAACTTGTCACCCCAAGACGTGTTGAGCTCTCATTGGTAATTCTTTGGTTAATAAGTGGTGGAGTCGCCGGCATTTTTATCACAACCTCCATTCGAAATAGACTGGCGAATGTGATTGTTGAGATCGGTGGCTTGTTGAGCACAACTGTGGCATACATTCGCATTTACAGTGTTTCACGATATCATAGAAATCAAATACAAAGCCAACAACGGTTATCGAGAGGAACTGGAAGGGAGGTACTTCGAAGGAATAAACTGTGTCACAACGCCATCTTTCtgtatgttgttttcatggccTGTtatcttccttttctttgttcaTCGGTTTTATCGTTAATCAACACGCCCGGCGTGTTTCCTTTATTAGCTCACAACATCTCAGTGTTCATTGTGCTACTAAATTCATCGTTGAACCCTATCGTTTGCTTCTCGAGATATGGAGAAATACGTGAAAATTTAAAGAGAACAATGAAAAGAATATTCCTTGTCAAAACGACTTGA